CAGGAGTTAAGAAAGACGTACTTGTTGTTCCAAATAGTGCCGTTAAGTGGAAAAACGGAAAGTTTGTGGTTTATAAGGTTGTAAACGGTAAAGTTGTTGAAGTTCCGGTAAAAGTTGGCTGGAGCGATGACAGCTACACCGAGATTATAGAAGGTTTAAAAGAAGGAGATAAAGTAGCACTAAGGGTAACAAGGAAGTAAAAATGGCATTAATAAAGTTAGAAGGCATAAGAAAGGTTTTTAAGAATGAAGGTTTTGAAACAGAAGTTTTAAAGGGAATAGATCTTGAAATAGAAAAAGGTGAGTTTATAGCGATAATGGGACCTTCT
The Desulfurobacteriaceae bacterium DNA segment above includes these coding regions:
- a CDS encoding ATP-binding cassette domain-containing protein, with the protein product MALIKLEGIRKVFKNEGFETEVLKGIDLEIEKGEFIAIMGPSGSGKSTLMYILGCLDRPTEGKYFLDGKDVFSLSDD